The Ochotona princeps isolate mOchPri1 chromosome 22, mOchPri1.hap1, whole genome shotgun sequence nucleotide sequence ccagccaaaggcaggaggcctaagcttctttcgggtcttgaagtatgatggctcaagcacttcagccatcttctgctgccttcccaagtgcattagcaggggtctAGATGGGACGCAGAATCATCAGGACTTAAATccgtacctatatgggatgctgttattGTACAGGAGTCTGAACCCAGTATGCCAAAGCATTGGCCTATTTTTAAGGGGCAAAATCACTGATACTAAAATTTTAACAAAGATGACAAATATAAACATATGTAACCACAGTCTGCGCTCATTAATGAATGCAAAAATCCTAATAAGACACTAATACACCGGGCTGAGCATCTGGTCCAGTAAAGATGCTGCATCCAGGGTGACATGTTTGGTATAAAGGTGAAGATTTATATTTCGGGGCCGGTATTGTGCTGTAGCAACCTAAGTGGCTGGCTACAACGCTAGCACATCAGATGAGCACCAGCTCCaggcctgctgctccatttctgatccagctacctgctaatgtgcctagcaaaacagtgaaggatggcccaagtgctcggccCTTGCCACTTAAACAGGAGGcagagatggagtttctggttcctggcttcagtgtgactCAGCCCCAGTCACTGCGGTCATtcagagaatcagtggatggaagatctttctctgtgtgtatctttctctatttttgtcattcaaataaataaaataaatctcaaaaaagataTCACTTTGGATATCTACactccatatctgagtgcctaggTCAAGTACTGACTCTGTGCCCAACTCCAGCATTCCAGCTAATGCAAACCCCGGAAGCAAACGCccgtgatggctcaagcagctgaatTCCTGTCAACCCccggggcagagctgggctgagttcttggcttctggctttggcctggcctggccctggctgctgctggcatgtgtagagtgtgaaccagcacatgggagctaTGTGTGTGTCTGGCTCCCATTGGTGCCCTATGTCAGAGTAACTGGGCTTCATACCTGAGTCTGACTTgactccaggtttctgctaacATGCAGGAGAGGCAACTGTAATGGTTCAGTGATTGGCGGGGGGGTCTcttctacccacgtgggagacctggattcaccCCCATCatggtctggtccagctctgaccatggtaggtatttggtgagtgaagcagcagatgagggctctCCATCTGTCTCGTCAATAAACAAGTAagatttgtgggaaaaaaaagagtaagataaTCACAAACTTGCATATATTTGTACAACTTTTAACCTACATGATTATATTGCTTATTATAAGAAATCTATGCTAGCCTCAGATTTCATGATAGATTTTTTATTGAAACTAACTTTGAATTCTTACCTCATTTTTCATATTCCAAAAATATAATAAGTGAATCTCTGTTTCAATTTTATAGTGATGAAAGTTTactgatttttctctattttctaaataaaatttttttaaagatttgtttatttgaaaggcaaagtgataagcagaaagatcttccatctgctggttcactttctaaatatctgcagtagtcagggctgggggagggtgaagccagaagccagggagtcAGTGTGGGTCTGCCACGCCAAGTGGCAGGATCAAGTACCTAGGCCATCATCTGtcacctcccaggtgcatcagcaggaagctggacctgaaGTGCTGAGTGGTCGGGATTCAACCACGCTGACATGGGAGCAGCTTCCCAAGAGGGCTTCCCTTCTAGCAGCTGCGATCAGAGGCTTCAGTCAAGTAAGAACTTCGCCCTGACCAAGGCACAGGAAGGGAGTCCCAGGAAAGCAGAACGGCCAGTGAGTGTATcactgggcagaagagcaagcacGCAGCCAGAAGCCTGTACCAGGTGGGTTGGGGGGAACATACTAATCTGACAGGGCCCCTGGAACATTTCTGGGCTGAGGACAGAGCGATAGAGCTGCATGCTGAGGAATGAGGAGTGGGTACCAGTCAGGAACTTCACCCGGCAAGCCTAAGGCAGAGGGCACTGATGCCAGGTGGCATCACTGGAAAGAGCAAGATGGCAAGGGGCCACGGACACAGGGTGGTGAGTTACCTGTTGAACAGTCCATGTGTGGGAAGCTGAGCTCACTGCGGGCTTTCATTTTCTTAGCAGTGTGTTCTGAGGTAGTGGCTAAGATTGGAGGGCTCGTGGTAGAAAAACAGGAGGCATTCACACCAAGGCTGCAGCCTGGTGCCCGTTCAGTCAGCTCCATCTTCCTCTTGCGAGAGGGCAGAGCAATGGAAGAAGGGGTCACGGCTGATGCAGTCTGTGCTctgcccagcaggtggcagccagggATGGAGTGCTGCAGCAGGAAGTGGTCAATCCGGGCCTTCAGGGCAGGgtgaggcaggggctgggagtggggcgtGAAGGCTACCCCTGTGAAAGGGTCACTGGGCACCCGGCCCCACACAGCTTCACTGCGGTTGCACTTCTCCAGCGTGCTCTGGTCGATGACCTTGCCCGATGGCAGCAGCATGGGGCAAGGCATGATCTCCAGGGTgatgggatccaggaactcctcGGGCACGTCCTGGATCACTTCTGCCAACTCCTGTAGGCTGGAGGGGGCCTGCTGGTCCTGAGTCTGGCCTGAGGGCTCACAGTCACTCTCCATGGGCAATGCTGAAGCATGAGGAGCCACGTCCTGGGGCAGGCTCTCAGAAGCCACCAGCAGGATGCTGTCTATCAGCTCCTGGGAACAGGTCTTGGCCGGCTGACCCCACACTTCCAACCGTTTGATGCAAGGGACGCCGCCACCTGTCATGTGAGTGATGCAGACTTTGAGGTGGGCCACATGGCTAAGGGACAGAGCCCCCTTATTCCAAAGCTCCTGGGCCACAACAGCAGGTGAGGGGATTGTGACCTGCACTGGGCTGAAAGGGGGCCTGGCCTTGAAGCCCCTGTGGCTGAACACTATTTGGTTCTGGTTCTTCAGCAAGACTTTGCCCACCAAGGTGAAGGCCTCCCTGTCTGGGACAGGTGGATTTGCCAGGTCCAGGGCCTCGCCCCCAGGTGCGCTCCAAGAGGCTCTGCTGGCCGCGGCACACGTGTAAACTTCCAAGCCGGTGGCACTCGGACCTCCTCCAGCTGTGAGGTCTATGTTAATCCTACAGATTTCCACGTTAAAGGGAAAGGACACGATCACGTAGACTGGTGGCTTAATGAAATACTCTGTCCTAAAGCCATGACTTCTCTTTGTGGGGTCTTCAGAGATGAGATTTTCTACTTCATACCCATCAGCTGATATCTACATTGAATGAAACATGAGACATATGGAGACACATGAAGATAATCAGTACTTAAGAGTCTGtcacttttaaaataactttaaataaagtcggaagtttttcattttaaaatattctcgggcccagcatggtggccaggtggctaaagtcctcgccttgaatgctatgggatcccatatgggcgcgggttctaatcatggcagccccacttcccatccagcttcttgctcgtGGCCTgcgaaaacagtggaggacggcccaaagccttggaaccctacacccacgtgggagatctggaggaagttcctggctcctggcttcggatcggcagagcaccagctgttgtggtcacttggggagtgaatcatcggacggaagatatttctgtctctcttcctctctgtatatctgactttgcaataaaaataaataaatcttcaaaaatatatattctctATTAAAACTGCCCAAGACGCTTATTTTTGGGGTGGGGTATAAGCGCCCCAAATCCCAAATTAGGTCAAgcacagagtgacaaagagaaagatctttcactgcctgcctcactctccaaatgccagggctggggcagggtgaagcctgaagccagggagTCAgcgtgggtctcccatgtgcatctcctatgtgtgtctcccatgcgggttgcAGAGGACGGAGAATAATCACATCTTGAAGGACTGCCCAACCTAAAACACACAAGGAGCCAATACTGGCCAACATAACCAAAAATTCCTTCAAATAGCATCTCTCTGAAATGGGGGCATATATATTAGTGGActcttatgttttattttaagaggatggaggaaaaaaaaacagtaaatgggcccagcgcagtagcctagcagctaaagtcctcactttgaatgctcCCGGAtgccatatggtcgccggttttaatcctggcagctccacttctcatccagctccctgcttgtggcctggaaaaggcagtcaaggacggcccaaagcctggggaccctgcacctgcacaggaaacatggaagagactctgggctcctgtctttggactggcacagttctggctgttgcagacacttgaggagtgaagcaacagatggtagaacttcctctctgtttctcctccactgtatatctgactttccaataaaaataaaataaatctttaaaaaaacttacatataaaaaaaagagtaaaggaaAAACAACATTCATTTAGTTTCTGTTTCATATCTGGACTCTACCCATTGTAACATTTTccctaaaaaaatacattaaagcaAGCTTCTTGTAAACCTAGGAGAAGAACCTTGACTTTAAAATGGACAAGGACTGAGAGTATAGGAAATTGAAGACAGTGAAAGTACAGAAGGTGTGGGTTATAAGAAACTTTCTCTTTTAGTATTGTTAGTACTTGTTAAAACCCAGGGCAATTTTAAGAGCTCCCTGTCTGATGGAGTGGGCCCAGCCATCTGGAAACCTGAAACAGTACACTGTGTGCATGGCTCCACATGGAAGGGGGAATTCAGTTCATCTCTCTGGATCCTCAAACCCAGGCTCTGTGCTGGAGGCCCAGGGAAGGAGTTTAATTCAAAGAACAAGCAACAAGGAATCCAAAGAACAAGTACAAGAATTAACTCTAGCAAGAAGCGGTGTGTGTGGGCAGTAGCAGTTCTCTCTTTGCTCTGGTAGGACTGAAATCCTTCATCAAAGGGGAAAGCTGGCTTGGCACCAGACCAGCCACAGCTCACCTTACACTGGGACTTGGaccagctgggagcctggcccaggcctgcccaGGTACCTGCTGGAGGAATTGCAAACAGTGAGGGTCAAAGTCCAGGAGGCCTGAATCAAGTCCACATATCCACAGCAGGAACTTGGGAAAAGCATGACCAGATCGTATGTTTacgtttatgtatttgttttgtttacctTGTTGCAGTGAATTCTGGGTCTGAACTGTGGAAGGCAAAGATTCATTACCATCCttacagttgaggacagcttcCAAGCATCAAAAACAGCCTtcaatacaaaagaaaatttgaTATTAGTCACAGTTAAATTCCAAACTTTTTTGATAATCAAGAAAAGAGACTATAAGGGccaggtgcaatggcctagtggctaaacccttgccttgcacgtgccaggatcccatgtgggagccggttcatgtccaggctgctccacttcccttctagtttttagtttccagtttgtggcctggaaaagcagtcaaggatggcccaaagccttgggaccttgtatccgcgtgggagacttggaaagaagttcctggttcctggcttcagatcggcgtgcaccggccattgtggccacttggggagtgaatcatcggacggaagatcttcctctctgtctctcctcctctcagtacatctgcctttccaataaaataaataaatctttttttttttcaaaaaaggatgTCAACAGAAACTTTAAGCCCCACATACTGTCGGCCTACATTCATTCACACAAAAATGTCACAGGAATCGCAGGCTTGGCTTGGTAGGTGGGTGGGAACGCACAAAGTGCAGTTGTCTGGCTGACAGCAGGTCCAAAGACTCAATGGCAGCAGGGCCTCCACAAGGGAAAGGGAGAAGCAAAAGCGGCTGAGCTCAGAGGACAGAAGGTTTAAAACAGAAAGCTCACAGAAAAGGACCAATGTGCTGGACATCTAACACCTGACAAGGGAACTACATTTTcttgttaaaacaaaataaaaaaagcaatcaaAAGGATCAAAAGTTGGAAAGCACTTGGGAGGACCCGTGATTCTTCTTCTCATGGCCAATGTCCACTAGCTTTGGGGACTCTCTTTAGAGACACTTGGAAGCCACCAGAACCGTCTGCAGCGGCAGGCAGCCCCTCTAGTGGATCCAAACTCCTGGGGTGAGGCTAGCTGGCTGTTTGGTTTTCCCATCTAGCAGACTTGGCCATGAAAGCTATTCTCCAACAGGATAGGGGCACCCTTTGATTTATGCTACACAGCCCAACATTAGCTTTTCTGAGGACTTAAATGCCAGAACCAGTAGCAAGTCGAGCAGGTGACTTCCTAGAGCCATGACAAACCACTTTCCTGTAAGAAGCAAAGGGAAGGGCTCgccagcatggcctagtggctaaggttctcgccttgatcccatatggctgctggttctaatcccggcagctccacttcctctctatctctcctcctctcagtatatctgactttgtaataaaaattaaaaaaaaaaaaaagaagcaaagggaAAATGTCCTCAAAGAGTATATATATGAACCCCAGTAGTGAAGTGTGATGTGAGACACAGTTGCCCAGGTCAGCTGCCCTTTGCCCTTAACCCACAGCTCAGCACCCTCGGGATGCCTGCTTCTAAGGCCGAATCTGAAAAATTGTAAGGATGAGAAGTGCAAGGCTGACCAGAGGACTTTGACAACTTGACTCTCTTGGAAGTTCAGCTTAgtgaagatgcctgtgtcccagccTGAGGTGCCTGGATGTGATTCTTGGTTCCAGCAcctgactcaagcttcctgccagtgcagcggGTGCAGACACTAGGAGGCAGaagcgatggctcaagtccttggatcacCAGGTAGACCTGGACTGGACTGAGGCTCCTGGAGCTAGCCTCCACTGTTATGGGTTTCTGAttagagaaccagcaggtggaagctagCTTGcactctcaaaaaaattttttttaattaaattagtttaaattaaaaaaaaaaacaccttagtTGCCTGTGGCTCATTTCTCCAATCAGTATGATAATTTAATGGGTTTTACTTGTATTATGTTTCAGCGAAAATGGGGCTCACCATTCCAGTGAGACAAGAACCACATAGCAGCAAAAACACAACTCTGGCCGAGCAGGCACACCGCAGCATGCCTGCAACACTGTGAAGCAAGCCAGCAACGCTGCCGAGGCAGCCACGAAGGGATATCcacagggctggtgctctggtgcagcaggtaaagctacctCCTGTAGGGCCTGCATACTATATGGAGTCTGGTTTGTGtcatagctgctccatttccaattcagctccctgctaatggcctgggaatgcagcagcagaatatggctcaaggacttgggtccctggcttcgggctcacccagccccagctattggagccatctgggaagtgaaagagtatatggaaaaatctctgtctcactccttctttgtaactcttcc carries:
- the UBOX5 gene encoding RING finger protein 37, with the translated sequence MVMNLCLPQFRPRIHCNKISADGYEVENLISEDPTKRSHGFRTEYFIKPPVYVIVSFPFNVEICRINIDLTAGGGPSATGLEVYTCAAASRASWSAPGGEALDLANPPVPDREAFTLVGKVLLKNQNQIVFSHRGFKARPPFSPVQVTIPSPAVVAQELWNKGALSLSHVAHLKVCITHMTGGGVPCIKRLEVWGQPAKTCSQELIDSILLVASESLPQDVAPHASALPMESDCEPSGQTQDQQAPSSLQELAEVIQDVPEEFLDPITLEIMPCPMLLPSGKVIDQSTLEKCNRSEAVWGRVPSDPFTGVAFTPHSQPLPHPALKARIDHFLLQHSIPGCHLLGRAQTASAVTPSSIALPSRKRKMELTERAPGCSLGVNASCFSTTSPPILATTSEHTAKKMKARSELSFPHMDCSTDPVSHEQKLSQSLEIALSSTLGTMPSFTARLTRGQLQQLGTRGTSPSGRLGYSSEQPGSVLGPKCISCDRVFSSYFRKEPLYQLPCGHLLCRPCLGEKQRSMPMVCTACQRPFGSQDVLRVHF